A segment of the Luteibaculum oceani genome:
AGAGCCAACCACCTTTGGCCATGACTTAATTATGAACATCAAATTCTTCTCAGAAGCTATCCTACCGAGAACAACAAAATTTGACTTATTTTGAAACTCACTCCTTGAAATGTTTTCCAATTTCAGCTTAAAAGGATTATACAATACCCTAAAATTAGATTCATAATCAGGTAACACCTCAATTAAATCTCTCTTTTGTTTTTGACTTACACATATTATTGAACCAATTCGATTTAGCTTAGCCCCATATTTCACATAAATCTTATGATCATCATAATAACGACTGTAGCAAACGAGAGAAATATTAGGTAAAAATTTTTTCACAAATAGACCGTAGGCTAGACCACCGGTTTGGTTAACATGAAGAACATCAATATTTCTAGAAAAACAAAACCATAATAATTTTAGAGCATGTAAAAAGATTCTTAATTTACTTCTTTTGTGAAGATCAACTTTATGCCATGTATAAAATTTAATTTTATTATCCTTTAATAACTCATTAATACCAGAATCTTTCGGGGTATAGCATACAGTGTTGATTTTATTAAAAAACTTTTCGTTTGTTGAGATTTCTTTAATCAATTCAATCATCGATCTCTCGGAGCCAAAAGTATTACCAATCGGTTCAAAAAAACATAAATTAATTTTTCCCATTATTTTGAAAGATAATTTTTAATTATACATTTCAACCTACTTGATGGTAATGCTAAAGTACCCACGTATAGCAATACAGCCTTTAATCTCAAATTGCCTGTGACCTTAGTTTTCAAAAGTTCCTGAAGAACCTTGACTGACTTGTGACGCAGACCATGAAAAACTGAACTTAAGAAAAGGTTAATATAAAACTCATATAGACATCGTTGCACATTAAAAGAAAACTTAAATCCCCCTGCTTTTAACGAATTTTGCACTTCTTTAAGTGACTCCAGACCCAAATCAATTCCGTCTGGTTTATTATAAAAGTCTGAAATTCTTCCATCATTGTGTTGACGAAAGAAATACATTCCACAATTAACTTTTGCAAGGAAATCAACTTCATTCATAATCCTAACCTGATAATCCAAATCCTGCCATCTTTTAAGGTTTTCATTCCATGGACCAACTTTGGCTAAAATTCTACGCCTAAAAAGAGCTGCCGATGGTATAAATTCCGGTTCGAAAGGGTTGGTTAAATTTTTCTTTAAAATAGAATATTGCAAGTCATTTTCACTTATCGATAGTTTCGGACAATCGTCACCATCAAACCTCTCTATAGGCGCCCAGACACAGTCTACACTTTTATTATTCTTCAGGATTTCAATTGAATACTCAACTTTATTAATACTTATCAAATCGTCACCGCCTACTTCCTGAATGAACTCTCCTATGCTATTTATAAAAGCCTCATTTCTTGAATACGGCGCCCCCCTATTTTGACGTGATATGAATTTTACTTTAAATTCACTATTATCTATTTTTAAGGAATCGATCCATTTCTGGATTTCGATTTTTGATCTATCGGTTGAGCCATCATCCACA
Coding sequences within it:
- a CDS encoding glycosyltransferase, coding for MGKINLCFFEPIGNTFGSERSMIELIKEISTNEKFFNKINTVCYTPKDSGINELLKDNKIKFYTWHKVDLHKRSKLRIFLHALKLLWFCFSRNIDVLHVNQTGGLAYGLFVKKFLPNISLVCYSRYYDDHKIYVKYGAKLNRIGSIICVSQKQKRDLIEVLPDYESNFRVLYNPFKLKLENISRSEFQNKSNFVVLGRIASEKNLMFIIKSWPKVVGSVANAKLEFYGDVVSDYDVKYLESLKSKILELKLNKLIFFKGYVKDPKDIISGSRAMILASSFEPMGRVIIESFMNNTIPLVSSYDTGALEIIKAMNLDKLVFERENSVSLTNKISMIEGLDYKSYMDIIDTGKKWIINNLDIEGKIADYFNIVSGS
- a CDS encoding glycosyltransferase family 2 protein is translated as MDKVESFKQNCSNSICSVIVTVYNKEKYVLDCLNSIYNQTYRPLELIVVDDGSTDRSKIEIQKWIDSLKIDNSEFKVKFISRQNRGAPYSRNEAFINSIGEFIQEVGGDDLISINKVEYSIEILKNNKSVDCVWAPIERFDGDDCPKLSISENDLQYSILKKNLTNPFEPEFIPSAALFRRRILAKVGPWNENLKRWQDLDYQVRIMNEVDFLAKVNCGMYFFRQHNDGRISDFYNKPDGIDLGLESLKEVQNSLKAGGFKFSFNVQRCLYEFYINLFLSSVFHGLRHKSVKVLQELLKTKVTGNLRLKAVLLYVGTLALPSSRLKCIIKNYLSK